Proteins encoded together in one Streptomyces sp. NBC_01216 window:
- the truA gene encoding tRNA pseudouridine(38-40) synthase TruA, with protein sequence MSDDVQPGFVRVRMDLSYDGRDFSGWAKQAQGQRTVQGDIEDALRTVTRSKETYELTVAGRTDAGVHARGQVAHVDLPAELWEDHRDKLLRRLAGRLAHDVRIWRLAEAPDGFNARFSAVWRRYAYRVTDNPGGVDPLLRGHVLWHDWALDMDAMNVAAERLVGEHDFAAYCKKREGATTIRTLRELRWERRPDGVLEATVMADAFCHNMVRSLVGALLFVGDGHRPADWPGKVLAAGVRDSAVHVVRPHGLTLEEVGYPADEHLAARNLEARNRRSLPGNAGCC encoded by the coding sequence GTGAGCGATGACGTGCAGCCCGGTTTCGTCCGCGTCCGGATGGACCTGTCCTACGACGGCAGGGACTTCTCCGGCTGGGCCAAGCAGGCCCAGGGGCAGCGGACCGTGCAGGGCGACATCGAGGACGCCCTGCGCACGGTGACCCGGTCCAAGGAGACCTACGAGCTGACCGTCGCCGGGCGCACCGACGCCGGTGTGCACGCGCGCGGCCAGGTCGCCCACGTCGACCTGCCGGCGGAGCTGTGGGAAGACCACCGTGACAAGCTGCTGCGCCGGCTCGCCGGGCGGCTCGCGCACGACGTGCGGATCTGGCGCCTGGCCGAGGCGCCCGACGGCTTCAACGCCCGCTTCTCCGCCGTCTGGCGCCGCTACGCGTATCGCGTCACCGACAACCCCGGTGGCGTCGACCCGCTTCTGCGCGGCCACGTCCTGTGGCACGACTGGGCCCTGGACATGGACGCCATGAACGTCGCCGCCGAGCGTCTGGTGGGCGAGCACGACTTCGCCGCGTACTGCAAGAAGCGCGAGGGGGCCACCACCATCCGCACCCTGCGGGAGCTGCGCTGGGAGCGTCGGCCCGACGGCGTGCTCGAAGCCACCGTGATGGCCGACGCCTTCTGCCACAACATGGTGCGCTCGTTGGTCGGCGCCCTGCTGTTCGTGGGCGACGGGCACCGGCCGGCCGACTGGCCGGGCAAGGTGCTGGCCGCCGGGGTACGCGACTCCGCCGTGCACGTCGTGCGGCCGCACGGCCTCACCCTGGAAGAGGTCGGCTACCCGGCCGACGAACATCTGGCCGCCCGGAACCTGGAGGCCAGGAACCGGAGGTCACTCCCCGGGAACGCCGGCTGCTGCTGA
- the rplQ gene encoding 50S ribosomal protein L17 — protein MPRPTKGARFGGSAAHERLLLANLAKSLFEHGRITTTEAKARRLRPVAERLITKAKKGDIHNRRLVLQTITDKGIVHTLFTEIAPRYAERPGGYTRITKIGNRRGDNAPMAVIELVEGEIAKKATVAEAEAAAKRAVKEAEETKAEDTKAEDTAEAPAEESKDA, from the coding sequence ATGCCGCGTCCCACCAAGGGTGCCCGCTTCGGCGGCAGCGCCGCTCACGAGCGTCTGCTGCTCGCCAACCTGGCGAAGTCGCTCTTCGAGCACGGCCGCATCACCACGACCGAAGCCAAGGCCCGCCGCCTGCGTCCGGTCGCCGAGCGACTGATCACCAAGGCGAAGAAGGGCGACATCCACAACCGTCGCCTGGTGCTGCAGACGATCACCGACAAGGGCATCGTCCACACCCTCTTCACCGAGATCGCGCCGCGTTACGCCGAGCGCCCGGGTGGTTACACCCGCATCACGAAGATCGGCAACCGTCGTGGCGACAACGCCCCGATGGCCGTGATCGAGCTCGTCGAGGGCGAGATCGCCAAGAAGGCGACCGTCGCCGAGGCCGAGGCCGCCGCCAAGCGCGCGGTCAAGGAGGCCGAGGAGACCAAGGCCGAGGACACCAAGGCCGAGGACACCGCCGAGGCTCCGGCCGAGGAGTCGAAGGACGCCTGA
- a CDS encoding DNA-directed RNA polymerase subunit alpha has product MLIAQRPSLTEEVVDEYRSRFVIEPLEPGFGYTLGNSLRRTLLSSIPGAAVTSIRIDGVLHEFTTVPGVKEDVTDLILNIKQLVVSSEHDEPVVMYLRKQGPGLVTAADIAPPAGVEVHNPDLVLATLNGKGKLEMELTVERGRGYVSAVQNKQVGQEIGRIPVDSIYSPVLKVTYKVEATRVEQRTDFDKLIVDVETKQAMRPRDAMASAGKTLVELFGLARELNIDAEGIDMGPSPTDAALAADLALPIEELELTVRSYNCLKREGIHSVGELVARSEADLLDIRNFGAKSIDEVKAKLAGMGLALKDSPPGFDPTAAADAFGADDDADAGFVETEQY; this is encoded by the coding sequence ATGCTGATCGCTCAGCGTCCCTCGCTGACCGAAGAGGTCGTCGACGAATACCGCTCGCGGTTCGTCATCGAGCCGCTGGAGCCGGGCTTCGGCTACACGCTCGGCAACAGCCTCCGTCGTACGCTCCTCTCCTCGATCCCGGGTGCGGCCGTCACGTCCATCCGCATCGACGGTGTCCTGCACGAGTTCACCACCGTGCCGGGCGTCAAGGAGGACGTCACCGACCTCATCCTGAACATCAAGCAGCTGGTCGTCTCCTCCGAGCACGACGAGCCGGTCGTGATGTACCTGCGCAAGCAGGGCCCCGGCCTGGTCACCGCCGCCGACATCGCCCCGCCGGCCGGTGTCGAGGTGCACAACCCGGACCTGGTCCTCGCCACGCTCAACGGCAAGGGCAAGCTGGAGATGGAGCTGACGGTCGAGCGCGGCCGCGGTTACGTCTCCGCCGTCCAGAACAAGCAGGTGGGCCAGGAGATCGGCCGTATCCCGGTCGACTCCATCTACTCGCCGGTGCTCAAGGTCACCTACAAGGTCGAGGCGACCCGAGTCGAGCAGCGCACCGACTTCGACAAGCTGATCGTCGACGTCGAGACCAAGCAGGCCATGCGCCCGCGCGACGCCATGGCGTCCGCCGGCAAGACGCTGGTCGAGCTGTTCGGTCTGGCGCGCGAGCTCAACATCGACGCCGAGGGCATCGACATGGGCCCGTCCCCGACGGACGCCGCCCTCGCCGCCGACCTCGCGCTGCCGATCGAGGAGCTCGAGCTCACCGTTCGTTCGTACAACTGCCTCAAGCGTGAGGGCATCCACTCCGTGGGTGAGCTCGTGGCGCGTTCCGAGGCCGACCTGCTCGACATCCGCAACTTCGGTGCGAAGTCGATCGATGAGGTCAAGGCGAAGCTGGCCGGCATGGGCCTGGCCCTCAAGGACAGCCCGCCCGGATTCGACCCGACGGCCGCCGCCGACGCCTTCGGCGCCGACGACGACGCGGACGCGGGCTTCGTCGAGACCGAGCAGTACTAG
- the rpsK gene encoding 30S ribosomal protein S11, with translation MPPKGRQGAAKKVRRKEKKNVAHGHAHIKSTFNNTIVSITDPSGNVISWASAGHVGFKGSRKSTPFAAQMAAESAARRAQEHGMRKVDVFVKGPGSGRETAIRSLQATGLEVGSIQDVTPTPHNGCRPPKRRRV, from the coding sequence ATGCCCCCCAAGGGTCGTCAGGGCGCTGCCAAGAAGGTGCGCCGCAAGGAAAAGAAGAACGTCGCTCACGGCCACGCGCACATCAAGAGCACGTTCAACAACACGATCGTCTCGATCACGGACCCGTCCGGCAACGTGATCTCCTGGGCCTCCGCCGGCCACGTCGGCTTCAAGGGCTCGCGCAAGTCGACCCCCTTCGCCGCGCAGATGGCCGCCGAGTCGGCCGCCCGCCGCGCGCAGGAGCACGGCATGCGCAAGGTCGACGTCTTCGTCAAGGGTCCGGGCTCCGGCCGCGAGACCGCGATCCGCTCCCTCCAGGCCACGGGCCTCGAGGTCGGTTCGATCCAGGACGTCACCCCCACGCCGCACAACGGCTGCCGTCCCCCCAAGCGCCGCCGCGTCTGA
- the rpsM gene encoding 30S ribosomal protein S13, with translation MARVSGVDIPREKRVEIALTYVFGIGRTRSKEILASTGVNPNTRVRDLAEEDLVKIREYVDANLRTEGDLRREIQADIRRKVEIGCYQGLRHRRGLPVHGQRTSTNARTRKGPRRAIAGKKKPGKK, from the coding sequence ATGGCACGCGTTTCCGGTGTCGACATCCCGCGCGAAAAGCGTGTGGAGATCGCACTCACCTACGTCTTCGGTATCGGGCGCACCCGGTCCAAGGAGATCCTCGCCTCCACCGGCGTGAACCCGAACACCCGCGTTCGTGACCTGGCCGAAGAGGACCTGGTCAAGATCCGCGAGTACGTGGACGCCAACCTCCGTACCGAGGGTGACCTCCGCCGTGAGATCCAGGCCGACATCCGCCGCAAGGTCGAGATCGGCTGCTACCAGGGTCTGCGTCACCGTCGTGGCCTTCCGGTCCACGGTCAGCGCACCAGCACGAACGCCCGTACCCGCAAGGGCCCGCGTCGCGCCATCGCCGGCAAGAAGAAGCCGGGCAAGAAGTAG
- the rpmJ gene encoding 50S ribosomal protein L36, translating to MKVKPSVKKICDKCKVIRRHGRVMVICDNLRHKQRQG from the coding sequence ATGAAGGTCAAGCCGAGCGTCAAGAAGATCTGCGACAAGTGCAAGGTGATCCGCCGTCACGGCCGGGTCATGGTCATCTGCGACAACCTGCGCCACAAGCAGCGCCAGGGCTGA
- the infA gene encoding translation initiation factor IF-1 translates to MAKKQGAIEIEGTVIESLPNAMFKVELQNGHKVLAHISGKMRMHYIRILPDDRVVVELSPYDLTRGRIVYRYK, encoded by the coding sequence GTGGCCAAGAAGCAAGGTGCCATCGAAATCGAGGGCACCGTGATCGAGTCCCTCCCGAACGCCATGTTCAAGGTGGAGCTCCAGAACGGTCACAAGGTCCTCGCGCACATCTCCGGCAAGATGCGGATGCACTACATCCGAATCCTTCCGGACGACCGGGTCGTGGTGGAGCTCTCTCCCTATGACCTGACGCGTGGCCGGATCGTCTACCGGTACAAGTAG